The following are encoded together in the Thermococcus sibiricus MM 739 genome:
- a CDS encoding proteasome-activating nucleotidase, which translates to MSDVKDVNVKSHEEEYDDYVYYLKRRIRQLELQVRTLEADKERLERELSRLRMEMSRLRQPPAFAGTLIELLDEDRAIVQNYNGPRFVVRIAPWIERENLRPGSRVALDQRTMAVIELLPSQKDPSVLGFEVIERPTVTYKDIGGLKKQLVELREAVELPLKHPELFEKVGIEPPRGVLLYGPPGCGKTLMAKALAHEVNATFIRVIGSELVRKYIGEGARLVSELFELAREKAPSIVFIDEIDAIGAKRLDETTGGEREVNRTLMQLLAELDGFDPMGEVKIIAATNRPDILDPALLRPGRFDRLIEVPLPDFRGRLEILKVHTRKMNLKKVDLKVIAEMTEGASGADLKAIVTEAGMFAIRSRREYVTQEDFLKGVEKVLGSEEKLAQQMAAHEVMYG; encoded by the coding sequence ATGAGTGATGTTAAAGATGTCAATGTCAAAAGTCATGAAGAAGAATATGACGATTACGTTTACTATCTCAAACGTAGAATAAGGCAACTTGAACTCCAAGTGAGAACACTTGAAGCAGATAAAGAAAGGCTCGAGAGAGAACTCTCTCGCTTGAGGATGGAGATGTCAAGACTCAGACAGCCACCGGCATTTGCTGGAACTCTAATTGAACTCTTGGATGAAGATAGAGCAATTGTCCAAAACTACAATGGGCCAAGATTTGTTGTGAGAATTGCTCCTTGGATAGAGAGAGAAAATCTCAGGCCTGGTTCAAGAGTTGCTTTGGATCAAAGAACAATGGCAGTAATAGAGCTCTTACCATCCCAGAAAGATCCATCTGTCCTAGGATTTGAAGTTATTGAAAGGCCCACGGTGACATACAAGGACATTGGTGGTTTAAAGAAGCAATTAGTAGAGCTTAGAGAAGCTGTTGAATTACCTCTGAAACATCCGGAGCTTTTTGAGAAGGTAGGAATCGAGCCTCCAAGGGGTGTCTTACTGTATGGGCCACCGGGTTGTGGAAAGACTTTAATGGCTAAAGCCCTAGCTCATGAAGTTAATGCGACCTTTATAAGAGTTATTGGAAGTGAACTTGTGAGGAAGTATATAGGGGAAGGAGCGAGATTAGTAAGCGAACTCTTTGAGCTTGCGAGAGAAAAGGCTCCATCAATAGTTTTCATTGACGAAATAGATGCAATAGGTGCCAAAAGACTTGATGAAACAACTGGTGGAGAAAGGGAAGTTAACAGAACATTGATGCAATTATTGGCCGAGTTAGATGGGTTTGATCCAATGGGTGAGGTAAAGATAATTGCGGCAACTAATAGGCCCGATATCCTAGATCCTGCATTACTAAGGCCTGGAAGATTTGATAGATTGATAGAAGTTCCATTACCAGACTTCCGTGGAAGACTTGAAATTCTTAAGGTACATACGAGGAAGATGAATCTCAAAAAGGTTGATCTGAAAGTAATAGCTGAGATGACAGAGGGGGCCAGTGGTGCCGATCTAAAGGCCATTGTTACAGAAGCAGGAATGTTTGCAATTAGATCTAGAAGGGAATATGTGACACAAGAAGACTTTCTAAAGGGAGTTGAGAAGGTTCTTGGATCAGAGGAAAAGCTGGCACAGCAAATGGCCGCACATGAAGTTATGTACGGTTGA
- a CDS encoding CBS domain-containing protein: MVIIPQPIDPKEIKRFRKELGITQEELAQRAGVTQAYIAKLETGKVDPRLSTFNRILQALKECKKSRFTAKELMSSPIIGVKPYETVEYVVKLMNEYNISQVPVIAGNKVVGSITEKTLVRKSFEYEDLLSKKVMEIMDGPFPIVNEYESIEVVKYLLEEHPAIIVQNREGKPEGIITRSDLFKIK, translated from the coding sequence ATGGTAATTATTCCTCAACCTATTGACCCCAAAGAAATCAAGAGATTTCGAAAAGAATTAGGAATAACGCAAGAAGAGCTTGCCCAAAGAGCGGGGGTCACCCAAGCATATATAGCAAAACTGGAGACTGGAAAGGTTGATCCGAGGTTATCAACTTTTAATCGAATTCTGCAAGCCTTAAAAGAGTGTAAAAAAAGCCGTTTTACAGCAAAAGAACTCATGTCTTCTCCTATAATAGGGGTTAAACCATACGAAACTGTTGAATATGTTGTTAAACTTATGAATGAATACAACATATCTCAAGTGCCCGTGATTGCTGGAAACAAGGTGGTGGGCTCTATAACAGAAAAGACACTTGTGCGAAAAAGTTTTGAGTATGAAGACTTGCTCTCCAAAAAGGTTATGGAAATCATGGACGGACCGTTTCCTATAGTGAATGAATATGAGAGTATAGAAGTCGTGAAGTACTTACTGGAGGAACATCCAGCAATTATAGTGCAAAATAGAGAGGGGAAACCAGAAGGGATAATAACTCGATCGGATCTATTCAAGATAAAGTAA
- a CDS encoding 7-carboxy-7-deazaguanine synthase QueE: MFLVEIFNSWQGEGGSVEGSAFGRRQIFVRFAGCDLKCWWCDSANYIIASKVPKWRYEVEPFTGKFEYKPNPANFEEVVSAILHLDTGDIHSISYTGGEPTLQTRNLSTLMKKMHELGFKNFLETNGSRPERINDIAHLVDYASVDIKDATARATEDWKNLVLKEVESIRILKRSGVKTYAKLVVTQNTKEEDVKWYAKLLKGQAPIVIQPREPIEMSQTQLMRLYNTAAKIMGRENVGLSFQVHKYLNVL, from the coding sequence ATGTTTCTGGTAGAGATCTTCAACAGCTGGCAAGGAGAAGGGGGAAGCGTAGAAGGCAGTGCCTTTGGTAGGAGGCAAATTTTTGTTAGATTTGCGGGTTGTGATCTTAAATGCTGGTGGTGCGACTCTGCAAATTACATAATAGCTTCTAAAGTTCCAAAGTGGCGTTATGAGGTAGAACCTTTTACTGGAAAATTTGAATATAAACCAAATCCGGCAAATTTTGAGGAGGTGGTTAGTGCCATCCTTCACCTTGATACTGGTGATATACACTCTATAAGTTACACTGGAGGGGAACCAACTTTACAAACAAGGAATCTTTCAACGCTTATGAAGAAGATGCATGAATTGGGATTTAAGAACTTCTTGGAGACCAACGGAAGTAGACCGGAGAGAATAAATGATATTGCTCATCTAGTAGATTATGCAAGCGTTGATATTAAGGATGCGACTGCAAGAGCTACAGAAGACTGGAAAAATCTTGTCCTCAAGGAGGTAGAAAGCATTAGAATCCTTAAGCGATCTGGAGTAAAAACTTATGCAAAGCTTGTGGTTACACAAAATACAAAGGAAGAAGATGTTAAGTGGTATGCTAAACTTCTAAAAGGGCAGGCCCCAATAGTTATCCAACCCAGAGAGCCCATTGAAATGTCTCAAACTCAGTTGATGAGGCTATATAATACTGCAGCTAAAATTATGGGGCGGGAAAACGTTGGATTGAGTTTTCAGGTGCATAAGTATTTGAATGTTCTCTAA
- a CDS encoding tRNA(Met) cytidine acetyltransferase TmcA: MTVKVRFDKEVREYAKSEGIKDSTLKLTETALAESIEGFHRRIIVLASDTMKKATLAGILGGASAKIISSILGELVKKKLRDESEDKVEMLYATDALGPETFGRMRYEEFRKHFDILAGDNVNVTSVTFKYTRDILGRTYDLLVLDLSYDFSPNDLGRIIETVRGGGLIFVLANPFEKWKKMWTGFHKSLVTPPYTIDDVKKRFNRRLIRKLEEQEGVYILDADTQKIVKGPEEGKSQAKLPEREKIEIPGKMRFPRELYELCLTNGQVEVLKNLENLIERDGMIVLTADRGRGKSVSVGIGSIGLAVKSKKKRVRIVVTAPELENVQSLFRFAKKSLQKLGYKPKVIEENSLIKEIYAKGIGLRYYPPTQGYNMNADVYVIDEAAGIHVPILHKYLNKPKVIYSSTIHGYEGAGRGFSVKFLKKARNKREFKEIHLSVPIRYESNDPIERWLFDVLLLDAEAVALTEEDYEFIRKKEVYFEKPDLDDWFENDREDLRHFVGIYVLAHYRNKPSDVALLADAPHHEARVLRLKNGKIVCAVQIAKEGGIPKKDIDKMAKGYKPRGNIIPDMMVKHHYSKEFARLKGYRVVRIATHPDAMDMGLGSRALELLIYEADKENFDWVGSGFGASEELIRFWIRNGFAPVHLSPSRNPVSGEYTAIVIKPISKKAQEIVKKANDEFRIRFTEWLGDTHKDLEPEIARWLFETPFGESVDYPLNITEVQKKRLEMFVGKVLTYDTVLDAVKPIVKLYFLDGWMKPYLDERQIHLLIYRVLQSHTWEETAKLINRSPMFTMIEVRDIIRGLWYYYKHVIK, encoded by the coding sequence ATGACTGTGAAAGTGAGATTTGACAAGGAAGTGAGAGAGTACGCCAAGAGCGAGGGTATTAAAGACTCAACTCTGAAGCTCACCGAAACAGCCCTTGCTGAATCTATTGAAGGATTCCACAGGAGAATAATAGTTCTTGCAAGCGATACAATGAAAAAGGCCACATTGGCTGGAATTCTTGGAGGGGCCTCTGCTAAAATAATCTCTTCAATTCTGGGGGAACTTGTGAAAAAAAAGCTTAGAGATGAAAGTGAAGATAAGGTGGAAATGTTATATGCCACCGATGCCCTTGGACCAGAGACTTTTGGGAGAATGAGATATGAAGAATTCAGAAAACACTTTGATATTCTGGCAGGGGACAATGTGAATGTAACTTCTGTAACATTCAAATATACTCGGGACATTCTGGGAAGAACTTACGATCTTCTTGTTCTTGACCTCAGCTACGATTTTTCTCCAAATGATCTTGGTAGAATAATTGAGACTGTGAGAGGAGGGGGATTAATTTTTGTTCTTGCGAACCCCTTTGAGAAATGGAAAAAGATGTGGACCGGTTTCCACAAAAGCCTCGTTACTCCTCCGTATACGATAGATGATGTAAAAAAGCGTTTTAACAGAAGACTAATCAGAAAACTCGAAGAGCAAGAGGGAGTCTACATCCTAGATGCAGATACACAAAAGATCGTAAAAGGGCCAGAAGAAGGAAAAAGCCAAGCAAAACTTCCTGAAAGAGAGAAAATTGAAATACCAGGAAAAATGAGGTTTCCAAGAGAACTTTATGAGCTTTGTCTCACAAATGGTCAAGTTGAGGTTCTTAAAAATCTCGAAAACCTCATAGAAAGAGACGGTATGATTGTCCTAACTGCAGATAGAGGGAGGGGAAAAAGTGTCAGCGTAGGCATAGGCTCTATTGGGTTGGCAGTTAAATCCAAGAAGAAGCGTGTTAGAATAGTAGTAACAGCCCCAGAACTTGAAAATGTTCAAAGTCTTTTCCGTTTTGCAAAAAAGAGTCTCCAAAAACTAGGCTATAAACCAAAAGTGATTGAGGAAAATAGTCTTATAAAAGAAATATACGCTAAGGGTATCGGATTGAGGTATTATCCTCCAACTCAAGGATACAATATGAACGCCGATGTTTACGTTATTGATGAGGCCGCTGGAATTCATGTCCCAATCCTCCATAAATACCTAAATAAGCCAAAAGTTATCTATTCATCAACAATACATGGATATGAAGGAGCCGGGAGAGGATTCTCTGTTAAATTTCTCAAGAAGGCGAGAAACAAGAGAGAATTTAAAGAAATTCATCTCTCAGTCCCAATCAGATATGAAAGCAACGACCCCATTGAGAGATGGCTCTTTGATGTTCTTCTCCTCGATGCAGAAGCAGTAGCGCTTACAGAAGAAGATTATGAGTTTATTAGAAAGAAAGAAGTCTACTTTGAAAAGCCAGACCTTGATGATTGGTTTGAAAATGATAGAGAAGATTTGAGACACTTTGTTGGTATCTATGTTCTTGCCCATTACAGAAATAAGCCAAGCGACGTTGCACTTTTGGCCGATGCTCCTCATCATGAAGCAAGGGTCCTTCGCTTGAAGAATGGAAAGATAGTATGTGCAGTACAGATCGCCAAAGAGGGAGGAATCCCAAAGAAGGACATAGATAAAATGGCTAAGGGATACAAACCGAGAGGCAACATAATACCAGACATGATGGTGAAGCACCACTATTCGAAGGAGTTTGCACGACTAAAAGGATACAGAGTTGTGAGAATAGCAACCCATCCAGATGCTATGGATATGGGGCTTGGAAGCAGAGCTCTCGAATTGTTAATATATGAAGCTGATAAGGAGAACTTTGACTGGGTAGGAAGTGGATTTGGAGCAAGTGAAGAGTTGATAAGATTCTGGATCAGAAATGGTTTTGCCCCTGTTCATTTAAGCCCTTCAAGAAATCCCGTAAGTGGGGAATACACAGCTATAGTGATAAAACCAATAAGTAAAAAAGCTCAAGAAATAGTCAAAAAAGCCAATGACGAGTTTAGAATACGATTTACAGAGTGGTTAGGGGACACGCACAAAGACCTGGAACCAGAAATAGCTAGGTGGTTGTTTGAGACTCCTTTTGGGGAGAGTGTTGACTATCCATTGAACATCACAGAGGTTCAGAAAAAGCGTCTTGAAATGTTTGTTGGGAAAGTTTTAACTTATGACACCGTTCTAGATGCAGTAAAGCCAATAGTTAAGCTTTATTTCCTTGATGGATGGATGAAACCATACCTCGATGAAAGACAAATACATCTACTCATTTACCGTGTTCTTCAATCCCACACGTGGGAAGAAACGGCCAAGCTTATCAACAGAAGCCCAATGTTCACGATGATTGAAGTTAGAGATATAATAAGGGGGCTCTGGTATTATTACAAGCACGTGATCAAATAG
- a CDS encoding DUF1931 family protein, whose product MREMIIPFPQLQKILEKTCELALIKPRAEEMMKIVERKLTDLFEVAYENAMSERSETIKLRHLPLTKGFKNSMNLFRAVIESEGVEIDPIRKFILRGIPVEVPLEEELVNELPIIVGTLFVLVGRIIKALHPEIRNVYPEHIEEAQKVLDYTL is encoded by the coding sequence ATGAGAGAGATGATAATACCTTTCCCCCAACTCCAGAAAATTCTCGAAAAAACCTGTGAACTAGCCCTTATAAAACCAAGAGCTGAGGAAATGATGAAAATCGTTGAAAGGAAGCTTACTGACTTATTTGAAGTTGCCTATGAAAACGCAATGAGTGAAAGAAGTGAGACAATAAAACTCAGACATTTACCACTCACAAAAGGGTTTAAAAACTCTATGAACCTTTTCAGGGCCGTCATAGAAAGTGAAGGCGTTGAAATTGACCCCATTAGAAAATTTATCCTCAGGGGGATTCCTGTGGAGGTCCCACTTGAAGAGGAGTTAGTCAACGAGCTTCCTATAATAGTGGGAACTCTCTTTGTGCTCGTTGGGAGAATTATCAAGGCCCTTCACCCGGAGATAAGAAATGTCTATCCAGAGCATATTGAGGAAGCTCAAAAGGTTTTGGACTACACACTTTGA
- the ppcA gene encoding phosphoenolpyruvate carboxylase has protein sequence MIPRTMSTQHPDNVYIPFFAHESSLGGEDEVLEAFYAFSVLGVQEQMWDFEGKEVDEFVIKKLLEKYGQFFKKKKLGRDIRITPRVPNPSVEKAEAKLLLETLESIPRSADYAKLFYGEEIAPIFEVILPMTTSSKEIERVYELYKRYIIGKQYKRVYDIKIYEWIGEFYPEEINVIPLFETKEAILNSHEILKEYLTGKNFEYQRVFLARSDPAMNYGLISAVIYDKYALFNIQELEEELSVPIYPIIGVGSAPFRGHFIPENVENTIKEYPNVQTFTVQSSFKYDNDPKEVIRAIEKVNERKRKKSASVDEGVFKILEKYEKEYTAELKLLAPYIREIAKFVPSRRKRKLHIGLFGYSRKINGEVLPRAIKFTASLYSLGVPPELLGLSTLSEKDIEELAEYYYGLYRDLEFALKFFNPKTSQKFKFLNKIVKLQKEMGIEAEERHQTLTSQIISGKFEESVIVQAADIRGFLG, from the coding sequence ATGATACCTAGAACTATGAGCACTCAACATCCTGACAACGTCTATATTCCGTTTTTTGCACATGAGAGTTCTTTGGGAGGAGAAGATGAAGTCTTAGAAGCATTTTATGCTTTTAGTGTCTTGGGAGTACAAGAACAAATGTGGGACTTTGAAGGAAAAGAAGTAGACGAGTTTGTAATAAAAAAGTTACTGGAAAAATACGGGCAGTTCTTCAAAAAGAAAAAACTAGGAAGGGATATAAGGATTACTCCCCGTGTACCAAATCCAAGTGTGGAAAAAGCTGAAGCTAAACTCTTACTTGAAACACTCGAAAGCATTCCTCGATCAGCTGACTATGCAAAGTTGTTTTATGGGGAAGAAATTGCTCCAATTTTTGAGGTTATTCTGCCAATGACAACCTCCTCGAAGGAGATCGAGAGAGTGTATGAACTTTACAAGAGATACATTATTGGGAAGCAGTACAAAAGGGTGTACGATATCAAAATCTATGAATGGATTGGAGAATTCTATCCGGAAGAGATAAATGTCATTCCACTATTTGAAACAAAAGAGGCCATCCTGAATTCCCATGAAATTCTGAAAGAATATTTAACTGGAAAAAACTTTGAGTACCAGAGAGTGTTTTTAGCCAGAAGTGACCCCGCAATGAACTACGGCCTTATAAGTGCGGTAATATATGACAAATACGCCTTATTTAACATCCAAGAACTTGAAGAAGAATTAAGTGTTCCAATTTATCCAATAATTGGTGTTGGAAGTGCTCCATTTAGAGGACACTTCATTCCAGAGAATGTAGAAAATACCATCAAAGAATATCCAAACGTTCAGACTTTCACTGTACAAAGTTCCTTTAAGTATGATAATGACCCCAAAGAAGTCATTAGAGCTATTGAAAAAGTAAATGAGAGAAAAAGAAAAAAGAGTGCTTCTGTTGATGAAGGTGTTTTTAAAATATTGGAAAAATATGAAAAAGAGTATACAGCAGAGCTCAAACTCCTCGCACCCTACATAAGAGAAATTGCAAAGTTTGTTCCTTCAAGGCGAAAAAGAAAACTTCACATAGGACTCTTTGGATATTCCAGAAAAATAAACGGTGAGGTCCTTCCAAGAGCTATAAAATTCACAGCTTCACTCTACTCTCTTGGGGTACCACCAGAACTACTTGGATTAAGTACGTTAAGTGAGAAAGATATTGAAGAGCTTGCTGAATACTACTATGGCCTTTATAGGGATTTGGAGTTTGCCTTAAAGTTTTTCAATCCGAAAACTAGTCAAAAATTCAAATTTTTAAACAAAATAGTGAAGTTGCAAAAGGAAATGGGAATAGAAGCAGAAGAAAGACACCAAACACTTACCTCCCAGATAATATCTGGAAAATTTGAAGAAAGTGTTATTGTGCAGGCTGCGGACATAAGAGGTTTCCTCGGTTAA
- a CDS encoding DUF2139 domain-containing protein: MKSLEKVHRFPPRYGPEWGSGGIFGLRYHNGVLYFTLAFEAQAHFIREDSKKIYEFELVGEKPTSGGDTYNAVETVDEFIYFGGWVHAPAVYEGKNEKSTISFVNKYSHVHSYDTENDEVKLLWKDSIHHKTNWAGEVSDIIYDPYEDKLLLAREDGHANLGIYEADRKSGEAKCLNESPSLKGALVHDAIFFGVGKNFELGVQELHVLDLITRKWERFSIPKSALDGHPIIRPVLGDMESAYNRVFAFTRGGVFVGNPLNEEEMKFARLFDFPNFYAPMRVNALPIGGGLLIAYNAHHDAVYKPIDKNTKLMAEVTNTINAPSILLYVTPPMVKIVGVFGARITSIEKAFGKILLGTNTTPNTGALEATPFDTGNRDIVILDEKILQERPPSVTFALEMASLAKVAQFFGETVFGGIPLSGYREPKVIINASKDNTLSIYEYDLELPLNGACEETIKIDPGRNVIDLSSFGGIVSFKFEKMDPAGKMKINLL; the protein is encoded by the coding sequence ATGAAATCTCTAGAAAAAGTTCACAGGTTTCCACCACGATATGGCCCTGAGTGGGGAAGTGGTGGGATATTTGGATTGAGGTATCACAACGGTGTTCTCTATTTTACCTTGGCATTTGAGGCCCAAGCACACTTTATAAGAGAAGATTCGAAGAAAATCTATGAATTTGAGCTTGTTGGGGAAAAACCAACATCTGGTGGAGACACGTATAATGCAGTTGAGACTGTGGATGAATTTATTTATTTTGGGGGCTGGGTACACGCTCCTGCAGTTTATGAAGGAAAAAACGAAAAGTCCACAATAAGTTTCGTGAACAAGTATTCTCACGTTCATAGTTATGATACAGAAAACGATGAGGTAAAGCTCCTCTGGAAAGACTCTATTCACCATAAAACTAACTGGGCTGGTGAGGTCAGCGATATAATCTACGATCCTTATGAAGACAAACTTCTTCTCGCTAGAGAGGACGGACATGCAAATCTAGGAATTTATGAGGCTGATAGGAAAAGTGGAGAAGCGAAATGTTTAAATGAAAGTCCAAGTCTTAAAGGTGCCCTCGTTCACGATGCTATCTTTTTTGGAGTTGGTAAGAACTTTGAGTTGGGAGTGCAAGAGCTACATGTTTTGGATCTGATAACTAGGAAATGGGAGCGTTTTTCAATTCCCAAGAGTGCTTTAGATGGCCATCCAATCATTAGGCCGGTTCTCGGGGACATGGAGAGTGCTTACAATAGAGTTTTTGCTTTTACTAGGGGTGGGGTTTTTGTGGGGAACCCTTTAAATGAGGAGGAGATGAAGTTCGCAAGACTCTTTGATTTTCCAAACTTCTATGCGCCTATGAGAGTAAATGCTCTGCCAATAGGAGGAGGTCTGCTTATAGCATACAATGCTCACCATGACGCGGTTTACAAACCCATAGACAAAAATACAAAGCTTATGGCAGAGGTTACAAACACCATAAACGCACCCAGCATTCTCCTTTATGTAACGCCGCCAATGGTAAAGATTGTCGGAGTATTTGGGGCCAGAATCACGAGCATTGAAAAGGCCTTTGGGAAAATACTCCTTGGAACTAACACCACTCCAAATACAGGGGCTCTTGAAGCGACACCATTTGATACAGGAAATAGAGACATAGTTATCCTTGATGAGAAGATACTCCAGGAAAGGCCGCCTTCAGTTACATTTGCTTTGGAAATGGCCTCTCTTGCAAAAGTTGCACAGTTCTTTGGGGAAACAGTGTTTGGGGGAATACCTTTGAGTGGTTATAGAGAACCGAAGGTGATAATAAACGCTAGTAAGGACAATACTTTGAGTATTTATGAATATGACTTAGAACTCCCTCTAAATGGTGCGTGTGAAGAGACGATTAAAATCGATCCAGGGAGGAATGTAATTGACCTCTCATCGTTTGGAGGCATTGTCTCATTTAAATTCGAAAAAATGGATCCAGCAGGCAAAATGAAAATAAACCTTCTTTGA
- a CDS encoding DUF3213 domain-containing protein, translating into MIRIDFKFDNITPEEARRMQYKLAINLAVYRVFLNGYSKSGYIIFDESKLSREEILQMLEEFKPEIIREKTLTPDELIIESLSWKNIAAA; encoded by the coding sequence ATGATTAGAATAGACTTCAAATTTGACAACATAACTCCAGAAGAGGCTAGACGCATGCAATACAAACTTGCAATCAATTTAGCAGTTTACAGGGTTTTCCTCAATGGATATTCCAAGAGTGGCTACATAATTTTCGATGAGAGCAAACTTTCCAGAGAGGAGATACTCCAAATGCTTGAAGAATTCAAACCAGAAATAATCAGGGAAAAAACATTGACACCTGATGAGCTGATAATAGAAAGCTTAAGCTGGAAAAACATTGCAGCTGCTTGA
- the tes gene encoding tetraether lipid synthase Tes, with amino-acid sequence MEEVPEGTPSGEKEFEELTQNLRDIIEYPEITEEEFHELLSNASRNYGGPLPHRTWSLCPETRDVVPAVVWEKDGKVWITKKCPEGMITDVYYEDAKMYKRFEEWKYDFKIKSYNIENTGVNCPFDCGLCPRHRSHTNLLNIVLTNRCNLSCWYCFFYHKEGQPVYEPTLEQIRMMLRNAKSEEPIGANAVQFTGGEPSLRDDIIEIIKIAKEEGYDHIQFNTDGIRFAFEPELVKRVREAGVNTFYLSFDGVTPKTNWKNHWEIPLIFENVRKAGGPGIVLVPTLIRNVNDHETGAIINFGLNHLDIVRSVNFQPISLVGRVPKKERQRFRITIPGAIKKIEDQTNGVIAMDDWYPIPIAGHIAKFFEAFAGKRYYMTSHFGCGAATYVFLDEERVIPISRFLDIEGFVEFLEEKAEEFGKWHHLGRLQKLKLGAEVFLKFKSFYDDKYAPKSFDILKIMREAFTHGTYEALGEFHYKSLFLGMMHFMDEYNYDVERVERCVIHYAMPDGRIVPFCTFNVIPELYRDKTQAQFSYTWEEWKKLHPDWEYRKDKYVRTKEFVEKMKKSELYRKTYIDIKNYFGDEQ; translated from the coding sequence ATGGAAGAGGTACCTGAGGGAACTCCAAGTGGAGAGAAAGAATTTGAAGAATTAACCCAAAACCTTCGCGATATTATCGAATACCCCGAGATAACTGAGGAAGAATTTCACGAGCTCCTCAGCAATGCCAGTAGAAACTATGGGGGCCCTCTCCCTCATAGGACATGGTCCCTTTGTCCAGAAACACGTGATGTAGTTCCTGCAGTTGTCTGGGAAAAAGATGGAAAAGTCTGGATAACAAAGAAATGTCCTGAAGGTATGATTACTGATGTTTATTATGAAGATGCCAAAATGTATAAACGCTTTGAAGAATGGAAGTATGATTTTAAGATAAAGAGCTACAACATTGAAAATACAGGTGTAAACTGCCCTTTTGATTGCGGTCTTTGTCCAAGACATCGCTCTCACACGAACCTTCTGAACATAGTTTTAACTAATCGTTGCAACTTATCGTGCTGGTATTGTTTCTTCTACCATAAAGAGGGACAACCAGTCTACGAACCAACCCTCGAGCAGATACGCATGATGCTCCGTAACGCAAAGAGCGAAGAGCCAATTGGTGCAAATGCCGTCCAGTTCACTGGTGGAGAACCCTCATTAAGAGATGATATCATAGAAATAATAAAAATTGCAAAAGAGGAAGGTTATGACCACATTCAATTCAACACAGATGGCATAAGATTTGCATTCGAGCCCGAACTAGTTAAAAGGGTTAGAGAAGCTGGTGTAAACACCTTCTACTTAAGCTTTGATGGTGTTACACCAAAAACAAATTGGAAAAACCATTGGGAAATTCCACTAATATTTGAAAATGTCAGAAAGGCCGGTGGGCCAGGAATTGTTTTGGTACCAACTTTGATAAGAAACGTAAACGACCATGAAACAGGTGCAATAATAAACTTTGGTCTTAATCATTTGGACATCGTTAGATCAGTGAACTTCCAGCCAATTTCTCTCGTCGGTAGAGTACCAAAGAAGGAGCGCCAGAGATTTAGGATAACAATCCCCGGAGCAATAAAGAAGATAGAGGACCAAACAAACGGAGTCATAGCAATGGATGACTGGTATCCCATACCAATAGCGGGGCACATAGCAAAGTTCTTCGAAGCATTTGCAGGTAAAAGGTATTACATGACATCACACTTTGGATGTGGTGCAGCAACTTACGTGTTCCTTGATGAAGAGAGGGTAATTCCGATCTCAAGATTTCTTGATATTGAAGGATTTGTAGAATTCCTAGAAGAGAAAGCAGAGGAATTCGGGAAATGGCATCATCTTGGCAGACTTCAAAAACTCAAGCTTGGAGCAGAAGTATTTCTCAAGTTCAAGAGCTTCTATGATGACAAATATGCTCCAAAAAGCTTTGATATACTGAAAATCATGAGAGAAGCATTTACCCATGGAACGTATGAAGCCCTTGGAGAGTTCCACTATAAAAGTCTCTTCCTTGGAATGATGCACTTTATGGATGAGTACAACTATGATGTCGAGAGGGTTGAGCGTTGTGTCATTCACTACGCCATGCCAGACGGAAGAATCGTTCCATTCTGTACCTTTAACGTAATCCCAGAGCTCTACAGGGATAAAACCCAAGCCCAGTTCAGCTATACCTGGGAGGAGTGGAAGAAACTACATCCAGACTGGGAGTACCGGAAGGACAAATACGTGAGAACCAAGGAGTTCGTTGAAAAGATGAAGAAGAGTGAACTCTATAGAAAAACCTACATCGATATAAAGAACTACTTTGGTGATGAGCAATGA